Proteins encoded by one window of Acaryochloris thomasi RCC1774:
- a CDS encoding DnaJ C-terminal domain-containing protein: protein MPATDFKDYYKILGVSKTADESEIKRTFRKLARKYHPDMNPGDKAAEAKFKEISEAYEVLSDSSKRQKYDQFGQYWNQAGGASAADPFGGQYGSFDEFINELLGRFGGGFGGTGGPSYRTTTATPGFGFNDAGFGFNDGGFGNAGSMSADATAEISLSFDEALQGVQKRLIIGGSETISVRIPAGAKPGTKIRVRGKGQLNPMTQTRGDLYLTVKLQPHSFFKFEGDRLTCELPITPDEAALGASIDVPTPGGSVKMNVPAGIKSGQSMRLRGKGWPLAKGGHTDQIVKIQLVMPKELSAAERECYEKLAQLRSFNPRSHL from the coding sequence ATGCCCGCCACTGATTTCAAAGATTATTACAAGATTCTGGGCGTCAGTAAAACCGCCGATGAGTCTGAAATTAAGCGGACTTTTCGGAAGCTAGCGCGTAAATATCACCCAGACATGAATCCCGGTGACAAGGCTGCAGAGGCAAAGTTCAAAGAGATTAGTGAAGCTTACGAGGTTTTATCCGATTCGAGTAAGCGCCAAAAGTACGACCAGTTTGGTCAGTACTGGAATCAAGCGGGCGGTGCCTCTGCGGCCGATCCCTTTGGTGGACAGTACGGCAGCTTTGATGAGTTTATCAATGAGCTACTGGGGCGCTTTGGGGGTGGATTTGGTGGAACAGGCGGTCCTAGCTACCGCACCACGACCGCGACGCCGGGGTTTGGCTTTAATGACGCCGGATTTGGTTTTAATGACGGTGGCTTCGGCAATGCCGGTAGCATGTCCGCCGATGCTACGGCTGAGATTTCTCTCAGCTTTGACGAGGCGCTACAGGGCGTGCAAAAGCGGCTAATCATTGGTGGCAGTGAAACCATCTCGGTACGGATTCCCGCCGGAGCTAAGCCAGGGACTAAGATTCGGGTACGGGGTAAGGGACAGCTTAATCCTATGACCCAGACGCGCGGTGATCTGTATCTGACGGTCAAGCTTCAGCCCCACTCATTCTTTAAATTTGAAGGTGACCGACTCACTTGTGAGCTTCCCATTACCCCTGATGAGGCAGCTCTGGGAGCAAGTATCGACGTGCCTACACCTGGGGGCAGCGTCAAGATGAACGTTCCGGCGGGTATTAAGTCAGGGCAGTCGATGAGGCTGAGAGGCAAGGGCTGGCCGCTGGCAAAGGGCGGGCACACGGATCAAATTGTCAAAATTCAGCTTGTGATGCCAAAAGAGCTTTCTGCTGCGGAGCGAGAGTGTTACGAAAAACTGGCGCAGTTGCGGAGTTTTAATCCGCGATCGCATCTATAA
- a CDS encoding polysaccharide deacetylase family protein: MGIAPVLPYVHRVLSPLFPGCLWKGNPERKEIALTFDDGPHPKYTLQLLEALAEYQVTASFFWLGVCVERAPQVAQAVYEQGHWLGLHGYTHRSFPRMKGEQLLQDLGRTRDAIASICNIDPSTLRDVRPPNGVFTPSTLSRLKLGGYRPVMWSVVPVDWVCPGVELVTQRVVEQTQNGSIIVLHDGLCGGQDVAQSVRQLVPQLLDQGYRFVTIDHLWKQQNYMNSSSR; the protein is encoded by the coding sequence ATGGGCATTGCTCCAGTCCTTCCCTACGTTCATCGCGTTTTAAGTCCTTTATTTCCGGGATGTTTGTGGAAGGGCAACCCGGAGCGCAAGGAAATTGCGCTGACCTTTGATGATGGGCCTCACCCTAAATATACGCTGCAGTTGCTTGAGGCACTGGCTGAATATCAGGTGACGGCTAGTTTCTTTTGGTTAGGAGTCTGTGTTGAACGTGCGCCGCAGGTAGCGCAGGCGGTTTATGAGCAGGGGCATTGGCTGGGACTGCATGGCTATACGCATCGGTCTTTCCCAAGAATGAAGGGGGAACAGTTACTTCAGGACTTGGGGCGGACTCGGGATGCGATCGCATCTATCTGCAACATCGACCCAAGCACCCTTCGAGATGTCCGGCCGCCCAACGGCGTTTTTACCCCTAGTACGCTATCTCGCCTCAAGTTAGGAGGCTACCGCCCGGTAATGTGGAGCGTTGTCCCGGTTGATTGGGTGTGTCCTGGTGTTGAATTGGTTACCCAGCGTGTTGTTGAGCAAACGCAGAACGGCTCAATTATTGTCCTGCATGATGGACTGTGCGGCGGCCAGGATGTGGCTCAGTCTGTTCGTCAGCTTGTACCTCAGCTTCTCGATCAGGGCTATCGGTTTGTCACCATTGACCATCTCTGGAAACAGCAGAATTACATGAACAGTTCATCACGGTAG
- a CDS encoding YggT family protein has translation MDPITLIITSLATFVQIYLYLLIARVLLSWFPNINWMNPPFSILSQLTDPYLNIFRSIIPPLGGIDLSPILGFLLLQVLQGALVRIPYMI, from the coding sequence ATGGACCCTATTACTCTAATCATTACGTCTTTAGCGACCTTCGTGCAGATATATCTATATCTGCTGATCGCTCGCGTGTTATTGAGCTGGTTCCCAAATATTAATTGGATGAACCCACCTTTCTCAATTCTTAGCCAGCTCACCGATCCATATCTGAATATTTTTCGATCAATTATCCCTCCCCTCGGCGGCATTGATCTATCGCCAATCCTAGGATTTTTGCTGCTTCAGGTTCTTCAAGGTGCCTTAGTTAGAATCCCTTATATGATTTAG
- a CDS encoding glycoside hydrolase family 24 protein has translation MVPTLPPRTLKIESRFPWRPTILALALLGLTAFIWPRPNPEWLLPQSSRPGEIAPLAMSGGSPHLRALMRTISASEANDPSPYTLLYGGTHVEDLSGHPDRCLPIVAGPNVGNCTTAAGRYQFINTTWAEKAKAYHPKPHKMLLWQTYSFEPMYQDQVVYKWLQDQQAWGLDIPQALEAGQLQSVLKRLSGTWTSLGYGIEDNAVTPQLARIYQQLLAEELATAQSS, from the coding sequence TTGGTTCCCACGCTTCCACCTCGAACCCTCAAAATTGAGTCGCGTTTCCCATGGCGACCTACGATCCTTGCTCTGGCGCTATTGGGGCTGACAGCTTTCATCTGGCCGCGGCCTAACCCCGAGTGGTTACTCCCGCAAAGCAGCCGTCCTGGAGAGATTGCGCCGCTTGCCATGTCTGGTGGCAGTCCCCATTTGCGAGCGCTGATGCGCACCATTTCCGCCAGCGAAGCCAACGACCCTAGTCCCTACACACTGCTGTATGGCGGCACCCATGTCGAAGACCTGAGCGGACATCCTGATCGCTGCTTGCCCATCGTTGCTGGCCCCAATGTTGGCAACTGCACCACTGCTGCTGGTCGCTATCAGTTCATCAATACCACCTGGGCAGAGAAAGCCAAGGCCTATCACCCCAAGCCCCACAAAATGCTGTTGTGGCAAACCTACAGCTTTGAACCCATGTACCAAGATCAGGTTGTATATAAGTGGCTGCAAGATCAGCAAGCATGGGGATTAGATATTCCTCAAGCCTTAGAGGCCGGTCAGCTACAGTCAGTCCTCAAGCGCCTCTCTGGAACCTGGACTAGCCTCGGTTACGGTATTGAAGATAACGCTGTGACGCCTCAACTAGCCCGCATCTATCAGCAACTGTTAGCTGAGGAATTAGCGACGGCTCAGTCTTCTTAA
- a CDS encoding response regulator transcription factor: MTANILLVEDEVKLAQFVKLELAQEGYEVTVANDGMTGLTSARELQLDLIILDWMLPGFTGIEVCRRLRATGDQVPVILLTAKDEISDRVEGLDAGADDYLVKPFSIEELLARVRAHLRRTQEDDPDELQFSDLTLNQRTREIYRGDRSIELTAKEFDLLVYLMRHPRQVLTRDRILEEVWGYDFMGDSNIIEVYIRYLRLKLEENDEKRMIQTVRGVGYVMRE, from the coding sequence ATGACCGCAAATATTTTATTAGTTGAAGACGAAGTCAAACTGGCCCAGTTTGTGAAACTAGAACTTGCCCAAGAAGGGTACGAAGTGACGGTGGCCAATGATGGGATGACCGGTCTCACTTCGGCTCGAGAACTGCAGCTTGATCTGATTATTCTCGATTGGATGCTGCCTGGTTTCACTGGCATTGAGGTGTGTCGTCGACTGCGAGCGACGGGTGATCAGGTACCGGTGATCTTGTTGACAGCCAAAGATGAGATTAGCGATCGCGTCGAGGGCCTAGACGCGGGCGCAGATGACTATCTAGTCAAACCTTTTAGTATTGAAGAACTACTGGCACGGGTGCGGGCGCATCTGCGGCGCACTCAAGAAGATGACCCAGACGAGCTGCAGTTCTCTGATTTGACTCTTAATCAGCGCACTCGTGAAATCTATCGGGGTGATCGCTCGATTGAGCTAACGGCCAAGGAATTTGATCTGCTGGTGTATTTAATGCGCCATCCTCGGCAGGTGCTGACGCGCGATCGCATCTTAGAAGAGGTCTGGGGCTACGACTTCATGGGCGATTCCAATATCATTGAGGTGTATATCCGCTATCTGCGCCTGAAGTTAGAAGAGAATGATGAAAAGCGCATGATTCAAACGGTGAGGGGTGTGGGATACGTCATGAGAGAGTAG
- the surE gene encoding 5'/3'-nucleotidase SurE: MKLLVGNDDGIFAPGIKALANALAIANHEVIVVCPDRERSATGHGLTIHQPIRAELMDAIFLPQVKAWACSGTPSDCIKLALGALLDSPPDLVLSGINQGANLGTDVLYSGTVSAAMEGAIEGIMSVALSLTSFKVQDFQAAAQFACALVDHLQKQPLSDPILLNANIPAVPAAEIAGVTLTRQGIRRYQDLFEKRIDPRGKTYYWLAGEVVEDVEDSAAAHSPLMTDVQANRKNLISITPLQYNLTALSHLEKLPQWVEQTMPQIPGV, from the coding sequence ATGAAACTCTTAGTTGGCAATGATGATGGTATTTTTGCTCCGGGTATTAAGGCGTTGGCAAATGCCCTTGCGATCGCAAATCACGAAGTCATCGTTGTCTGTCCCGATCGAGAGCGCTCCGCCACCGGCCACGGCTTAACCATCCATCAGCCGATTCGCGCCGAACTTATGGATGCGATATTTCTACCTCAAGTCAAAGCTTGGGCCTGTTCTGGAACCCCCTCTGACTGCATTAAGCTCGCCCTGGGTGCGTTGCTAGACAGTCCCCCCGATCTGGTGCTGTCCGGCATCAATCAGGGCGCGAATCTCGGCACCGACGTTCTCTATTCCGGGACGGTCTCTGCCGCAATGGAGGGGGCAATTGAAGGGATCATGAGCGTGGCCCTCAGCTTGACTAGCTTCAAAGTTCAAGATTTTCAGGCTGCCGCTCAATTTGCCTGCGCCCTTGTTGATCATCTGCAGAAGCAGCCCCTCAGCGATCCGATTCTTTTAAACGCAAATATACCCGCCGTTCCTGCCGCAGAGATTGCTGGGGTCACACTTACGCGGCAGGGCATTCGCCGCTATCAGGATCTATTTGAAAAGCGCATCGATCCACGGGGCAAGACCTACTACTGGCTCGCAGGAGAAGTGGTGGAAGATGTTGAAGATTCGGCCGCGGCTCATTCTCCACTGATGACAGATGTACAGGCCAATCGGAAAAACTTGATCAGCATCACGCCTCTGCAGTACAACTTGACGGCTCTATCGCACCTAGAAAAGCTTCCACAGTGGGTGGAGCAAACGATGCCGCAGATTCCTGGTGTTTAA
- a CDS encoding sensor histidine kinase: MPMKRAVPQVFQNLPAKLKRRINWSSLEVQLTLGIGTLFALSLSSVAIWTCWKMQRILIESHKKNVFTVASQVTEDITFYSEMLPMNKSLQKAIDNRASRNLLLWIEKEDASLVAAPAITGPAWQRVGHPSDLAQTFQKGSLFDLYQVQDRELVACRSPLVIGTQTLGTLFVAQDITQDQRRINDNIQTLVLATSLAMILSLFAIAYFIRRSLQPLFQMQAMTQKISAEDLGHAQVVLPKASSEIQSLANTFNMMLARLSEAWAQQHHIGERQRQFASDVSHELRTPLTIVRGYLQSTLRRSDNLLDHQREALEVAAGEADHTIQLLQDLLNLARADDGYMAYDLQILILNDVVTGVVQVAEQFSHRTILVEAKASLIPIYADANRLHQILVNLVENALKYSDEAEPVRIKLEQVDKQAVIQVCDRGPGIPLQQQSRIFDRFYRLDEARTRSMGGTGLGLSIVKVFVEGMGGQVTVRSELNEGSTFTVTLPISAVSL; the protein is encoded by the coding sequence ATGCCGATGAAACGCGCTGTCCCTCAAGTCTTTCAGAACCTGCCAGCAAAGCTGAAAAGGCGGATCAACTGGTCATCTTTAGAGGTGCAGTTAACGCTAGGCATAGGTACGCTGTTTGCCTTATCGCTCAGTAGTGTGGCGATCTGGACCTGCTGGAAAATGCAGCGCATTCTCATCGAAAGTCATAAAAAGAATGTCTTCACGGTTGCCAGTCAGGTTACGGAAGACATCACCTTCTACAGCGAGATGCTACCGATGAACAAAAGCCTCCAGAAGGCCATTGACAATCGAGCATCTCGCAATCTTCTGCTCTGGATCGAGAAAGAGGATGCATCTTTAGTGGCTGCTCCTGCCATCACAGGGCCAGCGTGGCAGCGTGTTGGCCACCCCAGCGACCTTGCCCAAACTTTTCAGAAGGGTTCGCTCTTTGATCTCTATCAGGTTCAAGATCGCGAATTAGTTGCCTGTCGCAGTCCTCTGGTGATCGGCACTCAAACGTTAGGCACTCTGTTTGTGGCTCAAGATATTACGCAGGATCAGCGACGCATTAACGACAATATTCAAACGCTGGTGCTAGCGACGAGCCTGGCAATGATACTGTCGCTCTTTGCCATTGCCTACTTTATTCGACGTTCCCTCCAGCCGCTGTTTCAGATGCAAGCCATGACACAGAAGATATCGGCTGAAGACCTAGGACATGCCCAAGTCGTTCTGCCAAAAGCCTCAAGTGAAATTCAATCGTTGGCCAATACCTTCAACATGATGCTGGCTCGTTTATCTGAAGCATGGGCCCAGCAGCATCATATTGGGGAACGACAGCGACAGTTTGCGAGTGATGTTTCTCATGAGCTGAGAACTCCCCTCACTATTGTCAGAGGCTATTTGCAAAGTACGCTGCGCCGCAGCGATAATTTGCTTGACCATCAGCGCGAAGCTCTTGAGGTAGCTGCGGGTGAGGCCGATCACACAATTCAGCTCCTGCAAGACTTACTTAACTTAGCGCGGGCCGATGATGGCTATATGGCCTATGATCTACAAATTCTGATTCTCAACGATGTTGTGACAGGCGTAGTGCAAGTCGCAGAACAGTTCAGCCATCGGACAATTTTGGTGGAGGCGAAGGCGTCGCTGATTCCGATCTATGCAGACGCGAATCGCCTCCACCAAATCTTGGTCAATCTAGTAGAGAATGCCTTGAAGTATTCGGACGAGGCTGAGCCAGTGAGAATCAAGCTAGAGCAAGTCGATAAACAGGCTGTTATTCAGGTTTGCGATCGCGGCCCCGGCATTCCGCTACAGCAGCAATCTCGCATCTTTGATCGTTTTTATCGTTTGGACGAAGCCCGTACTCGTTCGATGGGAGGGACAGGCCTAGGACTATCTATCGTTAAAGTCTTTGTAGAGGGGATGGGGGGACAGGTCACTGTTCGCTCTGAGCTCAACGAAGGCAGCACCTTTACCGTTACATTGCCCATATCTGCAGTATCGCTATGA
- a CDS encoding cysteine dioxygenase family protein, with product MVNQDWLATEDGKWQVCHSAVPGEGLHQYRLYRFLTNVEDIIEHHSQEQVRLEKMRPLVRQLLTESTWLQFAAQPPDPKVGWSVNFLYEEPQFPLTIQMVAWLPGQKSPIHNHATWGVVALLSGQEKNRFWRRAADESHPDRIEQTGELILNPGDIISFMPDAIHAVEALGDEPTVSFNIYGAPNYQDRWRFDPQAHTAQQF from the coding sequence GTGGTTAATCAAGATTGGCTAGCAACAGAAGACGGAAAGTGGCAAGTCTGCCACAGCGCAGTTCCCGGTGAAGGCCTACATCAGTATCGCCTGTATCGCTTTCTTACCAATGTAGAAGACATCATCGAGCACCACTCCCAAGAGCAGGTTCGTTTAGAAAAGATGCGCCCCTTGGTACGCCAATTACTAACTGAATCCACATGGCTACAGTTCGCCGCTCAGCCGCCCGACCCGAAGGTGGGATGGTCGGTGAACTTTCTCTATGAAGAGCCTCAATTCCCGCTCACGATTCAAATGGTGGCATGGTTACCGGGTCAAAAGTCTCCCATCCATAACCATGCGACTTGGGGTGTTGTTGCGCTCCTTAGTGGTCAAGAAAAAAATCGATTTTGGCGGCGGGCCGCAGACGAAAGCCATCCCGATCGAATTGAGCAGACGGGAGAACTGATTTTGAATCCAGGGGACATTATTAGCTTTATGCCAGATGCTATCCATGCTGTCGAGGCATTGGGAGACGAACCCACCGTTAGTTTCAATATTTATGGAGCACCCAATTACCAAGACCGCTGGAGATTTGATCCGCAAGCCCATACGGCTCAGCAATTTTGA
- a CDS encoding AI-2E family transporter, translating to MSDSSKPNRWDALSNSDLLRFLLLAACGWVLVQFINFFYGVIAMFASAAILAVLLNYPVSQLARFLPRWVAIATTVASSIAIVATFVTFLGLEVINQGTGLVTTITETLQTSDLPFENLLDKLNFENLISVLTSSLGTGLGIAGGIFSNTFTFIFVVVISVYMLIDGSKIWRTCLIIVPVELRDRVDNTVQRSFIGFFRAQIFLVLFLTSLSFVIYTLLGVKFALVLAIVAGVLDAIPGIGATLGVLIVTLLVFASQGLTLAAKVIFASVILQQIQDNLIHPKVMKESLDINPILMFLSLFIGEKIAGLLGLFLSIPLAGMAVRWFKDSHEQRLQVQAAEHHDTQE from the coding sequence ATGAGCGACTCTAGCAAACCGAATCGATGGGATGCCCTCAGTAATTCTGATTTGCTCCGCTTTCTGTTGTTGGCAGCCTGCGGCTGGGTGCTGGTGCAGTTCATCAACTTTTTTTATGGGGTAATCGCGATGTTTGCCAGCGCTGCGATTCTGGCAGTGCTGCTCAACTATCCGGTGAGTCAGTTGGCGCGATTTTTGCCGAGGTGGGTTGCGATCGCAACAACAGTTGCCTCCAGTATCGCCATCGTTGCCACCTTCGTCACATTTCTGGGCCTAGAGGTAATCAATCAGGGTACAGGTCTAGTCACTACGATTACAGAAACACTTCAAACCAGCGACCTGCCCTTTGAAAACCTGCTTGACAAGTTGAACTTTGAAAATCTGATTAGCGTCCTCACCTCAAGTCTCGGGACAGGTTTAGGCATTGCTGGCGGTATTTTCTCTAATACCTTTACCTTCATTTTTGTCGTGGTGATCTCGGTCTATATGCTGATTGACGGCAGCAAGATCTGGCGAACCTGTCTCATCATTGTTCCAGTGGAGCTACGCGATCGCGTTGACAATACCGTTCAGCGCAGCTTCATCGGCTTCTTTCGCGCCCAAATATTTTTGGTGTTGTTTCTCACCAGCCTCAGCTTTGTGATTTACACCCTTCTCGGGGTCAAATTTGCATTGGTCCTTGCCATCGTTGCTGGCGTTCTAGACGCTATTCCCGGCATTGGTGCAACCCTGGGCGTCTTAATCGTCACCCTCTTAGTCTTTGCCTCCCAGGGATTGACGTTGGCAGCTAAAGTCATTTTTGCCTCTGTGATCCTGCAGCAAATTCAGGACAACCTCATTCACCCCAAGGTGATGAAAGAATCGTTAGACATTAACCCCATTTTGATGTTTTTGTCGCTCTTCATTGGCGAAAAAATCGCAGGTCTTTTGGGCCTCTTTCTCTCCATTCCCTTAGCCGGGATGGCGGTTCGCTGGTTCAAAGATAGCCACGAACAACGACTCCAAGTGCAGGCTGCTGAGCATCACGACACTCAAGAATAA
- the upp gene encoding uracil phosphoribosyltransferase, with amino-acid sequence MSMQLRVYVPPHPLVKHWLAMARDKNTPGILFRTAMTELGRWLTYEAMRDWLPVIETSVETPLGPAAATIINPETPIAVVPILRAGLTLLDGAQQVLPRAATYHYGLARNEETLQPYCYLNKLPATFAPETRILISEPMLATGGAIMATMQELTQRQANPELVRIISVVAAPPALQQLGQTYPGLQIYTATIDEALNDQGFIVPGLGDAGDRAFET; translated from the coding sequence ATGTCCATGCAGCTCCGTGTCTACGTTCCGCCTCACCCGCTCGTCAAGCATTGGCTCGCCATGGCGCGGGACAAAAATACCCCTGGCATCCTCTTCCGAACCGCCATGACAGAGCTGGGGCGCTGGCTGACCTATGAAGCCATGCGAGACTGGCTGCCCGTCATCGAAACATCAGTTGAGACACCTCTCGGCCCCGCAGCCGCCACCATCATCAACCCAGAGACGCCCATCGCTGTTGTCCCCATTCTGCGGGCAGGGCTGACGCTACTAGATGGGGCGCAACAGGTTTTGCCCCGCGCAGCTACCTACCACTACGGTCTAGCGCGGAATGAAGAAACACTGCAGCCTTACTGTTATCTCAACAAGCTGCCCGCCACTTTCGCCCCAGAGACCCGAATTTTAATTAGCGAACCCATGCTAGCCACAGGGGGGGCGATCATGGCTACGATGCAGGAACTAACCCAGCGCCAAGCGAACCCAGAACTTGTTCGCATTATTTCTGTTGTTGCAGCCCCTCCCGCGCTTCAGCAGTTGGGGCAGACCTACCCCGGCCTCCAGATCTACACCGCCACCATCGACGAAGCCCTCAACGACCAAGGCTTCATTGTGCCGGGGTTAGGAGATGCAGGCGATCGCGCCTTCGAGACCTAA